From a region of the Halomonas sp. HL-93 genome:
- the dusA gene encoding tRNA dihydrouridine(20/20a) synthase DusA, translated as MTNVNPADAGRRFSVAPMMDWTTRDYRAFARTLTTRALLYTEMVTTGAILHGSPRARFLGFDEVEHPIALQLGGSDAVELAECAAIAEAWGYDEVNLNVGCPSDRVQNNMIGACLMGYPEKVAAAVKAMQAGVSIPVTVKCRIGIDDQDEDADLARFIDIVADAGCQTFTVHARKAWLQGLSPKENRDVPPLNYPRVHRLKQQHPELRIGINGGIKTLAECQAQLEHVDSVMVGREAYQNPWLLAGVDEQLFGTPGPAASRMDAARAFRPYIQKRLDEGAKLNHITRHLLGLFQGCPGGRRFRRHLSEHAHKDGAGLRLFDEALSLVREPANPSVSYASDAHTSDAKQPATA; from the coding sequence ATGACGAACGTTAACCCAGCAGACGCTGGACGCCGGTTTTCGGTTGCACCCATGATGGACTGGACCACACGCGACTACAGAGCGTTCGCGCGCACCTTAACCACGCGTGCGTTGCTGTATACCGAGATGGTGACAACCGGTGCTATCTTGCATGGCTCGCCGCGTGCGCGCTTTCTGGGCTTTGATGAGGTTGAGCACCCGATTGCGTTGCAGCTTGGCGGCAGCGATGCCGTTGAGCTTGCCGAGTGCGCGGCGATTGCCGAGGCGTGGGGCTATGACGAGGTCAATCTGAACGTCGGCTGCCCGAGCGATCGGGTGCAGAACAATATGATCGGCGCCTGCTTGATGGGCTACCCGGAGAAGGTCGCCGCGGCGGTCAAGGCCATGCAGGCGGGGGTGTCGATCCCGGTGACCGTTAAATGCCGTATCGGCATCGATGACCAGGATGAAGACGCTGACTTGGCACGCTTTATTGATATTGTGGCGGATGCGGGCTGCCAGACGTTTACCGTTCACGCGCGTAAAGCGTGGCTGCAAGGCTTATCACCCAAGGAAAACCGCGATGTCCCCCCGCTTAATTATCCCCGCGTGCATCGCCTGAAGCAGCAGCATCCAGAACTGCGCATCGGCATTAACGGCGGCATTAAAACGCTGGCAGAATGCCAGGCGCAGCTTGAACACGTGGATAGCGTCATGGTGGGCCGTGAAGCCTACCAGAACCCGTGGCTGCTGGCGGGCGTGGACGAGCAGCTGTTCGGCACGCCGGGACCTGCCGCCAGCCGTATGGACGCTGCACGCGCGTTTCGCCCCTATATCCAGAAGCGGTTAGACGAAGGCGCCAAGCTCAACCACATCACGCGCCATTTACTGGGGCTGTTTCAAGGCTGCCCGGGCGGGCGGCGTTTCCGTCGGCATCTGTCGGAACACGCCCATAAAGACGGCGCGGGGTTACGCCTGTTTGACGAAGCGCTGAGTCTGGTACGCGAGCCAGCTAACCCGTCAGTAAGCTACGCATCAGACGCACACACCTCAGACGCAAAACAGCCCGCCACCGCTTAA